One genomic region from Mycobacterium basiliense encodes:
- a CDS encoding fumarylacetoacetate hydrolase family protein — MKWVTYRGADGERTGVLSDGEIYAMAPGVALLDLVACGADGLRAAGEDVLRSPTAVVRVDEVTLAAPIPRPPSIRDSLCFLDHMRNCQQAMGGGRVLVDTWYRVPAFYFACPSTVLGPYDDAPAAPGSAWQDFELEIAAIIGATGQDLSVEQAEQSIIGYMIFNDWSARDLQQLEGQLRIGQAKGKDSGVTLGPYLVTPDELHPYRRDGKLSLQVTALVNDTVIGTGSTGAMDWTFGEVISYVSRGVSLQPGDVIGSGTVPTCTLVEHLTQPESFPGWLQDGDVVTLRVEGLGETRQRVCATPPPHPLAPRVNPDVAPEATRVNPAPARVPYTRGLHKVADRVWAWTLPDGGYGWSNAGLVAGEGASLLVDTLFDLALTSEMLDAMQPITDAAPITDALITHSNGDHTHGNQLLDPAVRIFAARGTAEEIAHGRPPEMLTAIQVLDAGPIATKYQRDRFGHFNFSGIKVRNADHTFDRELTIDVGGRRVDLLNLGPAHTAADSVVHVPDAGVLFAGDLLFIGCTPIVWAGPIANWVAACDAMIALDAPIVVPGHGPITDPDGIRAMRGYLVHVAEQSEAAYRKGMSFVEAADTIDLGEYARWLDAERVVANVYQRYRELDPDIPRPESLLVMQAEWAAKRG, encoded by the coding sequence ATGAAGTGGGTGACGTATCGAGGTGCCGATGGTGAACGCACCGGGGTGCTGTCCGACGGCGAGATCTACGCGATGGCGCCGGGTGTTGCACTGCTTGATCTGGTCGCGTGCGGTGCCGACGGGCTGCGCGCGGCCGGCGAGGATGTGCTGCGGTCGCCCACCGCGGTGGTCCGTGTTGACGAGGTGACGTTGGCGGCACCGATCCCGCGCCCGCCGTCGATCCGCGACTCGTTGTGCTTCCTGGACCACATGCGCAACTGCCAGCAGGCGATGGGCGGTGGCCGCGTGCTCGTGGATACCTGGTACCGGGTTCCCGCCTTTTACTTCGCATGTCCGTCCACCGTGTTGGGCCCCTATGACGATGCCCCAGCCGCCCCCGGAAGTGCTTGGCAGGACTTCGAATTGGAGATAGCAGCCATCATCGGCGCGACCGGCCAGGACCTATCGGTTGAGCAGGCCGAACAGTCGATCATCGGTTACATGATCTTCAACGACTGGTCGGCGCGTGACCTACAACAGCTTGAGGGTCAACTGCGCATCGGACAAGCCAAGGGTAAAGACAGCGGGGTCACCCTGGGGCCGTATTTGGTCACCCCGGACGAACTTCACCCGTATCGCCGCGACGGCAAGCTGAGTCTGCAGGTGACTGCCCTGGTCAACGACACGGTGATCGGCACGGGATCCACCGGGGCGATGGACTGGACTTTTGGTGAGGTCATCTCCTACGTCTCGCGCGGCGTGTCGCTGCAACCGGGCGATGTGATCGGCTCCGGCACGGTGCCCACCTGCACTCTGGTCGAGCACCTAACCCAGCCCGAGTCTTTCCCGGGCTGGTTGCAGGACGGCGACGTGGTTACCCTGAGGGTCGAAGGGCTGGGGGAGACGCGGCAGCGTGTATGTGCGACGCCACCACCACATCCGTTGGCGCCGCGAGTTAATCCGGACGTGGCACCGGAGGCGACCCGGGTCAACCCGGCCCCTGCCCGGGTGCCCTACACCCGTGGGCTGCATAAAGTCGCAGATCGGGTGTGGGCGTGGACATTGCCGGACGGCGGATACGGCTGGAGTAACGCCGGGCTGGTCGCCGGGGAGGGCGCGTCGTTATTGGTGGACACCCTATTCGACCTGGCGTTGACGAGTGAGATGCTAGACGCGATGCAGCCGATCACCGATGCGGCGCCCATCACCGACGCGCTGATCACGCATTCCAACGGTGATCACACGCACGGCAACCAATTGCTGGATCCTGCGGTGCGCATCTTTGCGGCTCGGGGCACGGCCGAGGAGATCGCGCACGGACGGCCGCCCGAGATGCTGACGGCCATCCAGGTCCTCGACGCTGGGCCGATCGCGACGAAGTACCAGCGAGACCGCTTTGGGCACTTCAACTTTAGCGGCATCAAAGTGCGTAATGCCGACCACACGTTCGACCGCGAGCTCACCATCGATGTCGGTGGTCGGCGCGTCGACCTGTTGAACCTCGGTCCGGCGCATACCGCCGCCGACTCGGTGGTGCACGTGCCCGACGCCGGTGTGCTGTTTGCCGGGGACTTGTTGTTCATCGGATGCACTCCGATTGTCTGGGCCGGGCCGATCGCCAATTGGGTCGCGGCCTGCGATGCGATGATTGCGCTGGACGCGCCGATCGTGGTGCCGGGTCACGGTCCGATCACCGACCCGGATGGCATCCGCGCTATGCGCGGCTATCTCGTGCACGTTGCCGAACAATCCGAGGCGGCCTACCGCAAGGGCATGTCGTTCGTCGAGGCCGCCGACACCATCGATCTCGGCGAGTATGCCCGGTGGCTGGATGCTGAACGCGTTGTGGCCAATGTCTATCAGCGCTACCGCGAACTTGATCCCGATATTCCGCGGCCGGAGTCGCTGCTGGTGATGCAGGCCGAGTGGGCGGCCAAACGCGGCTGA
- a CDS encoding ATP-dependent DNA ligase — translation MGAAQVWPPVQGQGPVVKLTNAEKVLYPVTGTTKADIFDYYTRIATVMVPHIAGRPATRKRWPNGVGEASFFEKQLASSAPDWLPRESVVHRSGTTTYPIIDSATGLAWIAQQAALEVHVPQWRFVTEWTRSGAEKVKPGPATRLVFDLDPGEGVTMAQLAEVARAVRDLISDIGLATYPLTSGSKGLHLYTPLDEPVSSGGATLLAKRVAQQLEKAMPKLVTSTMTKSLREGKVFLDWSQNNGSKTTIAPYSMRGREQPTVAAPRTWDELGDPKLRQLRYDEVLARVARDGDLLAALDADVPVTDRLTKYRSMRDASKTPEPVPKAKSATGQGNTFVIQEHHARRLHYDFRLEHDGVLVSWAVPKNLPETTSVNHLAVHTEDHPLEYATFEGDIPKGEYGAGKVLIWDSGTYEAEKFRVDSDNGPGEGTEKGEVIVNLNGSRICGRYALIQTNGDQWLAHRMKDQKVFQFEDLAPMLSTHGSVAGLKSGQWAFEGKWDGYRLLLEADHGKVRLRSRSGREVTHEYPQLHSLAEDLADHHVVLDGEVVALDSSGVPSFNEMQNRVRATRIEFWAFDLLYLDGRSLLRVKYWDRRRLLQTLCEATNLIVPELLPGDGGEALEYSRKHRWEGVIAKRRDSTYQPGRRSAAWIKDKHWNTQEVVIGGWRVGEGGRSSGIGSLLMGIPGTDGLRFAGRVGTGFTERDLANLKNTLAPLETGESPFDASLPARDAKRVTFVTPTLVAEVRYSEWTPDDRLRQSSWRGLRPDKKPSEVVRE, via the coding sequence ATGGGTGCGGCGCAGGTCTGGCCTCCGGTGCAGGGGCAGGGTCCCGTTGTCAAGCTGACCAATGCCGAGAAAGTGCTCTACCCCGTCACGGGCACCACCAAGGCCGACATCTTCGACTACTACACCCGCATTGCCACGGTGATGGTGCCGCACATCGCCGGCCGTCCGGCAACGCGCAAGCGCTGGCCCAACGGTGTCGGCGAAGCCTCGTTCTTCGAAAAGCAGCTGGCGTCTTCCGCGCCCGACTGGTTACCCCGCGAAAGTGTGGTGCACCGATCCGGAACCACCACCTATCCGATCATTGACAGCGCGACGGGACTGGCCTGGATAGCCCAACAGGCGGCACTCGAGGTGCACGTGCCGCAATGGCGGTTCGTCACGGAGTGGACGCGCAGCGGTGCTGAGAAGGTAAAGCCGGGTCCCGCAACACGATTAGTATTCGATTTGGATCCCGGCGAGGGGGTGACGATGGCGCAGCTGGCCGAGGTGGCGCGCGCTGTCCGGGATCTGATCTCCGACATCGGGCTAGCCACCTATCCGCTCACCAGCGGCAGCAAGGGACTGCATCTCTACACGCCGTTGGACGAGCCGGTGAGCAGCGGCGGAGCGACCCTGCTAGCCAAACGCGTTGCCCAACAACTCGAGAAGGCGATGCCCAAATTGGTCACATCGACGATGACCAAGAGTCTGCGCGAGGGCAAGGTATTTCTGGACTGGAGTCAGAACAACGGTTCGAAGACCACGATCGCGCCGTACTCGATGCGCGGCCGTGAGCAGCCGACGGTCGCCGCGCCGCGCACCTGGGACGAGCTCGGTGACCCTAAGCTGCGCCAGCTCAGGTATGACGAGGTGCTCGCCCGGGTAGCCCGCGATGGCGATCTGCTTGCCGCGCTGGACGCTGACGTACCGGTTACCGACCGGCTGACCAAGTACCGCAGCATGCGTGATGCGTCGAAAACCCCGGAGCCGGTCCCGAAGGCGAAATCCGCTACCGGGCAGGGCAACACGTTCGTGATCCAAGAGCATCATGCCCGTCGGCTGCACTATGACTTCAGGCTGGAGCACGACGGAGTGCTGGTGTCCTGGGCGGTACCGAAGAACCTACCCGAGACCACGTCGGTGAATCATCTGGCGGTACATACCGAAGATCACCCGCTGGAATACGCCACCTTCGAGGGCGATATCCCTAAGGGCGAGTACGGCGCCGGCAAGGTGCTTATCTGGGACTCCGGCACCTACGAGGCCGAGAAGTTCCGGGTCGACTCCGACAATGGGCCTGGGGAGGGGACCGAAAAAGGAGAGGTGATCGTCAACCTGAACGGCAGTCGGATCTGCGGGCGGTATGCGCTGATTCAGACCAACGGCGACCAATGGCTGGCGCACCGCATGAAGGACCAGAAGGTCTTCCAGTTCGAAGATCTCGCGCCGATGCTTTCCACACACGGTTCGGTCGCAGGCCTCAAGTCGGGTCAATGGGCTTTCGAAGGCAAATGGGACGGCTACCGGCTACTGCTCGAGGCCGATCACGGAAAAGTGCGCCTGCGCTCGCGTAGCGGGCGTGAGGTCACCCACGAGTATCCTCAACTGCATTCGCTGGCGGAGGATCTCGCCGACCACCATGTGGTGCTGGATGGCGAAGTGGTGGCACTCGACTCCTCGGGCGTGCCCAGTTTCAACGAGATGCAGAACCGGGTGCGGGCCACTCGGATCGAATTCTGGGCGTTTGATCTGCTCTACTTGGACGGCAGGTCACTGTTGCGCGTCAAGTACTGGGACAGGCGCAGATTGTTACAAACCCTATGCGAAGCAACAAATCTCATTGTTCCCGAACTGCTGCCCGGCGATGGGGGCGAGGCTCTGGAATACTCGCGCAAGCATCGCTGGGAGGGAGTGATCGCCAAGCGACGTGACTCCACCTATCAGCCGGGTCGACGGTCGGCAGCGTGGATCAAGGACAAACATTGGAACACCCAAGAGGTCGTCATCGGCGGCTGGCGCGTCGGCGAAGGTGGGCGCAGCAGCGGGATCGGTTCGCTGCTGATGGGCATCCCGGGTACGGACGGGCTGCGTTTCGCCGGCCGGGTTGGAACCGGCTTCACCGAACGCGACTTGGCCAACCTCAAGAACACGCTGGCGCCGCTGGAGACAGGTGAATCCCCGTTTGACGCGTCACTTCCGGCGCGCGATGCCAAAAGGGTCACGTTCGTCACGCCGACATTGGTCGCAGAGGTGCGCTACAGCGAGTGGACCCCCGACGACCGGTTACGTCAATCGAGCTGGCGCGGGCTGCGGCCAGACAAAAAACCCAGCGAGGTGGTGCGCGAATGA
- a CDS encoding carbohydrate kinase family protein, which translates to MARGLVIGEALIDIVEGRITAEHVGGSPLNVAVGLARLGRDVDLLTYIGADARGRRIADYVKAAGVRLLPASIAAERTSTGVATIGRDGSASYTFDLNWCLSGIPPVPPPLFVHTGSIAAVREPGCLAVAALLDAYRISATITFDPNVRPTLSTDRDLARERIERLVEGSDIVKVSDEDLRWIDPDRAAADVARTWLASGPAVVALTMGDRGSVAFCAAGAARAEIRPVPVVDTVGAGDAFMVGLLDRLADLNLLGADRRAELRHINLDALASVLEAAARTSAWTVARAGAQLPDRAALKAAAQSGEEPVADAPRTVPR; encoded by the coding sequence ATGGCACGCGGGCTGGTGATCGGCGAAGCGTTGATCGACATCGTCGAGGGGCGGATCACCGCCGAGCACGTTGGCGGCAGCCCGCTAAACGTCGCGGTAGGACTGGCCCGGTTGGGCCGCGATGTCGATCTGCTCACCTACATCGGCGCCGACGCCCGCGGACGCCGCATCGCCGACTATGTCAAAGCCGCTGGCGTACGGCTTCTTCCGGCGAGCATCGCAGCAGAGCGAACCTCCACCGGTGTGGCGACGATCGGTAGGGACGGCTCGGCCAGCTACACGTTCGATCTGAACTGGTGCCTCTCCGGCATACCGCCGGTTCCGCCGCCACTCTTCGTCCACACCGGGTCGATCGCTGCCGTGCGCGAACCTGGGTGTCTGGCGGTCGCGGCGTTGCTCGACGCCTACCGGATATCGGCAACGATCACCTTCGACCCCAATGTGCGTCCGACCCTGAGCACCGACCGGGACCTGGCCCGCGAACGCATCGAGCGTCTCGTCGAGGGCAGCGACATCGTCAAGGTCAGCGATGAGGATCTGCGGTGGATCGATCCCGATCGGGCGGCCGCGGATGTCGCTCGCACCTGGCTGGCGTCGGGACCTGCGGTCGTCGCACTGACGATGGGTGATCGGGGATCGGTGGCGTTCTGCGCCGCCGGTGCGGCCCGCGCAGAGATCAGGCCGGTACCGGTCGTGGATACCGTCGGCGCCGGTGACGCTTTCATGGTCGGGCTGCTCGACCGGCTGGCAGACCTGAATTTGTTGGGTGCTGACCGGCGCGCCGAACTCCGACACATCAACCTCGACGCCCTGGCGTCCGTGCTTGAGGCGGCCGCTCGGACATCCGCGTGGACCGTTGCCCGCGCCGGTGCCCAGCTACCGGATCGAGCCGCCCTGAAGGCCGCCGCGCAGTCCGGCGAAGAGCCGGTGGCCGATGCGCCACGCACGGTGCCCCGTTAG
- the ku gene encoding non-homologous end joining protein Ku: MRSIWKGSIAFGLVNVPVKVYSATQDHDIKFHQVHANDNGRIRYKRVCEVCGEVVDYGDLARAFESDDGQLVLITDDDLATLPVERNREIEVLEFVPANEVDPMMFDRSYFLEPDSKSSKSYVLLAKTLAETDRMAIVHFTLRNKTRLAALRVKDFGKREVMVVHTLLWPDEIRDPDFPVLDQKVEIKPAELKMAGQVVESMAEDFNPDRYRDSYQEQLQELIDAKLEGGEAFTAEERPAELDETEDVSDLLAKLEASVKARSSGGNAPAKKTTKKAPAKKSRAKQASKS; this comes from the coding sequence ATGCGCTCCATCTGGAAGGGTTCGATCGCCTTCGGGCTGGTAAATGTGCCGGTCAAGGTGTACAGCGCCACCCAGGACCACGACATCAAGTTCCATCAGGTGCACGCCAACGACAACGGACGCATCCGATACAAGCGGGTATGCGAGGTGTGCGGCGAAGTGGTCGACTATGGCGACCTGGCGCGCGCCTTCGAATCCGACGACGGCCAGCTGGTGCTCATCACCGACGACGACCTGGCCACCTTGCCCGTGGAACGCAATCGTGAAATTGAAGTACTCGAATTCGTCCCGGCCAACGAAGTAGACCCGATGATGTTCGACCGCAGTTACTTCCTGGAGCCTGACTCGAAATCATCCAAATCATATGTGTTGCTGGCTAAGACGCTTGCCGAGACGGATCGGATGGCGATCGTGCATTTCACGTTGCGCAACAAGACGCGGCTAGCAGCGTTGCGAGTCAAGGATTTCGGCAAGCGTGAGGTAATGGTGGTGCACACCTTGTTATGGCCGGACGAGATCCGTGATCCCGACTTCCCGGTGCTGGACCAGAAAGTGGAGATTAAACCCGCTGAACTCAAGATGGCCGGTCAGGTCGTCGAATCGATGGCCGAAGACTTCAATCCCGACCGCTACCGTGATTCCTATCAGGAGCAGTTGCAGGAACTGATCGACGCCAAACTCGAAGGCGGGGAAGCTTTTACCGCCGAGGAGCGACCCGCCGAGCTGGACGAGACCGAGGACGTCTCCGATCTATTGGCCAAGCTGGAGGCCAGCGTCAAGGCGCGTTCCAGTGGCGGCAACGCGCCAGCCAAGAAGACCACGAAGAAGGCGCCGGCAAAGAAGTCCCGGGCTAAGCAAGCGTCAAAGTCCTGA
- the pstS gene encoding phosphate ABC transporter substrate-binding protein PstS, which translates to MRFARSGTALSLLLASALVLSACGGHSSNTSSSSGSATPSVPVDCGGKKKILAAGSTAQKNAMEQFVYAYIHACPGHTLDYNANGSGAGMKLFLGNQTDLAGSDSPMNPAKGEPEKAAARCNSEAWDLPVVFGPIAVTYNVKGVNSLNLDGPTLAKIFNGALTRWDDPAIKSLNSGINLPSTPIHVVFRSDQSGTTDNFQKYLDAASEGAWGKGAGQTFNGGVGEGAAGNDGTSQALKRTDGSITYNEWSYAVGHQLDMAQIITSAGPNPVTITAETVGKTIAGATFKGSGNDLVVDTSSFYRPTQAGAYPIVLVTYEIVCSKYPDAPTGTAVKAFMQATIGDGQIGLDEYGYIPLPDSFRAKLIPVVDSIA; encoded by the coding sequence GTGAGGTTCGCTCGATCTGGCACGGCATTGAGCCTGCTTCTTGCCAGCGCACTGGTGCTGTCGGCATGTGGGGGCCACTCCAGTAATACGTCGTCGTCCTCCGGATCGGCTACGCCATCCGTGCCGGTGGACTGCGGCGGCAAGAAGAAGATCCTGGCCGCCGGTTCGACCGCCCAGAAAAATGCCATGGAGCAGTTCGTCTACGCCTACATCCATGCGTGCCCGGGGCACACTCTGGACTACAACGCAAATGGTTCGGGCGCGGGCATGAAGCTGTTCCTGGGTAACCAGACGGATTTGGCCGGGTCCGACTCGCCGATGAATCCGGCTAAGGGCGAGCCCGAAAAGGCCGCGGCGCGTTGTAACTCGGAGGCCTGGGACCTACCCGTGGTGTTCGGCCCGATTGCGGTCACCTACAACGTCAAGGGTGTGAACTCGCTGAACTTGGACGGGCCGACGCTGGCCAAGATCTTCAACGGCGCCCTCACCAGGTGGGACGATCCGGCTATCAAGTCACTCAACTCGGGTATCAACCTGCCCTCGACACCGATCCATGTGGTCTTTCGCAGTGACCAGTCCGGTACCACCGACAACTTTCAGAAGTACCTCGATGCGGCGTCCGAAGGCGCATGGGGCAAAGGCGCTGGGCAAACTTTCAACGGAGGCGTGGGCGAAGGCGCCGCCGGCAATGACGGCACGTCCCAGGCGCTCAAGCGAACCGACGGTTCGATCACCTACAACGAGTGGTCGTACGCGGTCGGGCATCAGCTGGACATGGCCCAGATCATCACCTCAGCGGGCCCGAATCCGGTAACCATCACCGCCGAAACCGTGGGTAAGACGATTGCCGGGGCCACCTTCAAGGGCAGCGGCAACGACCTGGTGGTGGACACGTCGTCGTTCTATCGGCCGACGCAGGCCGGCGCCTACCCAATCGTGCTGGTGACCTATGAGATTGTCTGCTCGAAGTATCCGGATGCCCCCACCGGCACCGCGGTGAAAGCCTTTATGCAGGCGACAATTGGCGACGGCCAGATTGGCTTGGACGAGTACGGGTATATCCCCCTGCCAGACTCGTTCCGCGCGAAATTGATCCCCGTGGTCGATTCCATCGCCTGA